One segment of Deltaproteobacteria bacterium DNA contains the following:
- the zorA gene encoding anti-phage defense ZorAB system ZorA, whose amino-acid sequence MLTEFFSALDPYLGMIPLGAIGDVLVKNEFNAIWCGATLLYFLFCIALLGRRALPIRRALGRVIRPLAETDKASFASQFEAYAETVCAQRSLRHAWREFDESLVKPGEGDPQLIRNTHEPGLYFNDGTIVQPVVHTRFFDTVPSQLVGLGILGTFLGLAAGVGLASGKLDSGNPAEIQQALSNLLNGASLAFMTSIFGLGLSLVFLWIERLSIGSVHRRLNTWVERLERCVELVTPEKIALQQLEHAKRQSKQLETFNDKLIFALETALDERVGKRLVPELEKVVRAIENLRADRGASSEAAVEQLVEKFSQTLTGTAGREMTEMATTLRTLGERFQGLVEALGASQQQARDVLNEAAQNLRESLAAGSGAAVAGVERALEGMVRELQAASRGLVSEVSGAGVSMRESGQAAARDIAAALGGFADGVGRLERMSAAQAELAPRLEELAAGLRDAGTTVTEAHRGFVGALEPTRSAVRGLEAVGTRLADSLTTTGRFVEDVAAAGQTMRAEQEKMARAWQDYATRFQGIDQSLQRAFVKLDEGVRAYTEQIRQFHRELDEHVSKSIGSLASVTSELHETIEDLSLHLAARR is encoded by the coding sequence ATGCTCACTGAGTTCTTTTCCGCGCTCGATCCCTATCTCGGAATGATCCCTCTCGGTGCGATCGGGGACGTCCTCGTCAAGAACGAGTTCAACGCGATCTGGTGCGGAGCCACGCTCCTCTACTTCTTGTTCTGCATCGCCCTCCTCGGGCGGCGCGCGTTGCCGATCCGGCGGGCACTCGGGCGTGTGATCAGACCGCTCGCGGAGACGGACAAGGCGAGCTTTGCCAGCCAGTTCGAGGCCTACGCGGAGACGGTCTGCGCGCAGCGCAGTCTCCGACACGCCTGGCGCGAGTTCGACGAGAGCCTGGTGAAGCCGGGCGAAGGCGACCCTCAGCTCATCCGAAACACTCACGAGCCGGGGCTGTACTTCAACGACGGGACGATCGTGCAGCCGGTCGTGCACACGCGCTTCTTCGATACGGTGCCGAGCCAGCTGGTTGGCCTGGGCATCCTTGGCACGTTTCTCGGCCTGGCGGCCGGCGTCGGTTTGGCGAGCGGGAAGCTGGACTCCGGCAATCCGGCGGAGATCCAACAAGCGTTGTCGAACTTGCTCAACGGCGCCTCCCTGGCTTTCATGACATCGATCTTCGGTCTCGGACTGTCGTTGGTGTTCCTCTGGATCGAGCGTCTGTCCATCGGTTCGGTGCACCGGCGACTCAACACGTGGGTCGAGCGTCTCGAGCGCTGCGTCGAGCTGGTGACCCCGGAGAAGATCGCCCTCCAGCAACTCGAGCATGCCAAGCGGCAGAGCAAGCAGCTCGAGACCTTCAACGACAAGCTGATCTTCGCGCTCGAGACGGCACTCGACGAACGGGTCGGTAAGCGGCTGGTCCCCGAGCTGGAGAAAGTGGTTCGGGCGATCGAGAATCTTCGCGCCGACCGCGGGGCCTCGAGTGAAGCGGCTGTCGAGCAGCTCGTCGAAAAGTTCTCCCAGACCCTCACCGGCACCGCCGGCCGCGAGATGACGGAGATGGCGACGACACTCCGCACGCTGGGCGAGCGCTTTCAGGGTCTGGTGGAAGCACTCGGTGCGTCGCAGCAGCAAGCCCGCGACGTCCTGAACGAGGCGGCCCAGAACCTCCGCGAGTCATTGGCTGCGGGTTCGGGCGCGGCGGTCGCCGGCGTGGAGCGGGCGCTCGAGGGCATGGTCCGGGAGCTGCAAGCCGCTTCGCGCGGCTTAGTTTCCGAGGTGTCAGGCGCAGGCGTCAGCATGCGTGAATCCGGGCAGGCGGCCGCGCGCGACATTGCGGCCGCCCTTGGCGGGTTCGCGGACGGCGTCGGGCGCCTCGAGCGCATGAGCGCTGCGCAGGCCGAGCTGGCACCGCGCCTGGAAGAGCTGGCCGCCGGTCTCCGCGATGCCGGTACCACGGTCACGGAGGCGCATCGAGGTTTCGTGGGTGCGCTCGAGCCGACCAGGTCGGCGGTGCGAGGCCTCGAGGCGGTCGGGACGCGGCTCGCGGATTCGCTGACCACGACGGGGCGGTTCGTCGAGGACGTTGCTGCTGCGGGTCAGACGATGCGCGCCGAGCAGGAGAAGATGGCGCGCGCTTGGCAGGACTACGCCACCCGCTTCCAAGGCATCGACCAGTCGCTGCAGCGGGCCTTTGTGAAGCTCGACGAAGGCGTGCGCGCTTACACCGAGCAGATCCGGCAGTTCCACCGCGAGCTGGACGAGCACGTGTCGAAATCCATTGGCAGTCTCGCGTCAGTAACCTCGGAGCTGCACGAGACCATCGAGGATCTCAGTCTACACCTGGCAGCGCGGCGATGA
- a CDS encoding DUF433 domain-containing protein → MPAQLDRIVVDPSLCHGKPCVKGTRIMVWQVVQFLANGDSVDDILAAYPSLTRDDVRSCLAFAAELTRERVLPIAVSS, encoded by the coding sequence ATGCCTGCGCAGCTCGATCGGATCGTCGTTGACCCAAGCCTGTGCCACGGGAAGCCGTGCGTGAAGGGCACGCGCATCATGGTGTGGCAGGTCGTCCAGTTCCTCGCGAACGGCGACTCCGTGGACGACATCCTCGCGGCCTATCCCAGTCTCACGCGGGACGACGTCCGGTCCTGCCTGGCGTTCGCCGCGGAGCTCACCCGCGAGCGCGTGCTGCCGATCGCCGTCAGCTCCTGA
- a CDS encoding DUF5615 family PIN-like protein — MGVFKLDENLSPALKEPLVAAGHDVATVAEEGLQGAPDERVAEACRGESRCLITADEDFAQIIRYPPALYSGLVVLRHPRPSLRRLRDLLRQVVSAVEMESPQGKLWIVEPGRIRIHDPAEGA; from the coding sequence ATGGGCGTTTTCAAGCTCGACGAGAATCTCTCGCCCGCGCTCAAGGAGCCGCTCGTGGCGGCAGGTCACGACGTGGCGACGGTCGCTGAGGAGGGGCTTCAAGGCGCGCCCGACGAGCGGGTCGCCGAGGCATGCCGCGGCGAATCGCGATGTCTGATCACGGCTGACGAGGATTTCGCTCAGATCATCCGGTATCCACCCGCGCTGTACTCCGGACTCGTCGTGCTGCGGCACCCTCGGCCGAGCTTGCGACGCCTGCGGGATCTCCTTCGGCAAGTCGTGTCGGCGGTGGAGATGGAGTCGCCCCAGGGCAAGCTGTGGATCGTCGAGCCGGGGCGGATCCGTATTCACGATCCTGCCGAGGGAGCATGA
- a CDS encoding DEAD/DEAH box helicase encodes MKLVSDRVQGGVEFHVLGASGAVPPASWALDEAPTLTSGTPARIGVLLRLLEDGTVTARDDHAVFVPHQVIAALDDAELRSVGLPQSAGVTLELRGTGGLSDADFRIERRLHHPDGRPVVAPVRDGCFLRIGSAEHVLPEPLYSLWESVERFNAEAHDLESRLTYWAAIRDRLPEGVQLDDTLDGIQVVLASGFTLNPFRNEDGEPDFDPVVGRWVERPEGDGATTRVFDTPLPSARQEEFARRFRTLRSAKHRYGGGGGVYIILTDRLEKALRVVHETQHGDAGTRRRFLTRPSVFLREALESDAETGGTAADDTLVDDVFFDEGLSERVKGVGIWEPKVLPWLQASGQQWRPDDPAGLLIDNEPVRVPPEKAPELLEAIRRARSEGRDTVDLDGRPIPATEQTERALEALIEEAGRPAGERRQAQPPGPKMVLQIIDNLEDLGFRMPPRGSRGSAERTPQGLRSQLLSHQEKGLHWLQRHWREGSRGALLADDMGLGKTLQALAFLAWVREEMASGVWPQRPILVVAPTGLLRNWRDEHDQHLEAGSVGLLLEAFGQGLRRLRPARGSEGRELTTALPSLDVTILQQSDWVMTTYETLRDYQHSFGRVHWAVVVFDEAQKIKNPAAGLTEAAKAMKQDFTIVMTGTPVENRVEDLWSIVDTARPGELGALKAFSARFRTQDPDERQARLTELREQVTTQTSPAIMLRRLKEDHLDGLPTKEVYRHQLAMPERQATAYAAAVASARQGAIMLEVLQALRRTSLHPAQESDDFASDEDFIAASARLMLAFEILDDVRSRGEKALVFLESLRVQDALAEILQRRYRLPHPVLVINGEVAGAARKGRVDEFQSRPGFDVMLLSPRAGGVGLTLTAANHVIHLARWWNPAVEDQCTDRVYRIGQGRTVHVHTVLAVHPEYGDRSFDIQLANLLDRKRALHGSVLAPPAATESELEDLYRATVEV; translated from the coding sequence TTGAAGCTCGTCTCCGACCGCGTACAGGGAGGGGTGGAGTTCCATGTCCTGGGTGCGTCGGGCGCGGTGCCGCCGGCGAGTTGGGCGCTGGACGAGGCGCCGACGTTGACGAGCGGTACGCCGGCCAGAATCGGTGTGCTGCTCCGCCTCCTCGAGGATGGAACGGTGACAGCGCGAGACGATCACGCGGTTTTCGTCCCGCACCAGGTGATCGCTGCGCTCGACGATGCCGAGCTCCGCTCGGTAGGGCTTCCGCAGTCCGCTGGCGTGACGTTGGAGCTGCGTGGGACGGGCGGACTCAGCGATGCGGACTTCCGCATAGAGAGGCGACTGCATCACCCAGATGGCCGCCCGGTGGTTGCTCCGGTCCGTGACGGATGTTTCCTCAGGATCGGGTCCGCTGAACACGTGCTGCCCGAGCCGCTCTACTCGCTCTGGGAGTCGGTCGAGCGGTTCAACGCTGAAGCGCACGACCTCGAGTCGCGTCTTACGTACTGGGCCGCGATCCGCGATCGGCTGCCAGAGGGCGTACAACTCGACGATACCCTCGACGGCATCCAAGTGGTGCTCGCGTCTGGCTTCACCTTGAACCCCTTCCGGAATGAGGATGGCGAACCCGACTTCGACCCGGTGGTAGGCCGCTGGGTGGAGCGTCCCGAGGGTGACGGTGCTACGACTCGCGTCTTCGACACGCCGCTGCCGTCGGCGCGTCAGGAGGAGTTCGCGAGGCGCTTCCGGACGCTCCGCTCGGCAAAGCATCGTTACGGGGGAGGCGGCGGCGTCTACATCATCCTCACCGATCGGTTGGAGAAGGCGCTGCGGGTGGTCCACGAGACGCAGCACGGGGATGCGGGAACCCGCCGCCGCTTTCTGACCCGGCCCTCTGTGTTCCTCCGCGAGGCACTCGAGTCGGATGCAGAGACGGGGGGGACGGCCGCGGACGATACCCTCGTCGACGACGTGTTCTTCGACGAAGGGCTTAGCGAGCGCGTGAAGGGCGTTGGTATCTGGGAACCCAAGGTGCTGCCGTGGCTTCAAGCGAGCGGCCAGCAGTGGCGTCCGGACGACCCGGCGGGCTTGCTGATCGACAACGAACCCGTTCGCGTGCCTCCCGAGAAGGCTCCCGAGCTGCTGGAGGCGATTCGGCGGGCGCGTAGCGAAGGTCGCGATACGGTCGACCTCGATGGCCGTCCGATCCCGGCTACCGAACAGACCGAGCGAGCGCTGGAGGCGCTGATCGAGGAGGCCGGTCGGCCGGCCGGGGAGCGGCGCCAAGCTCAGCCTCCCGGGCCGAAGATGGTGCTCCAGATCATCGACAATCTCGAGGATCTGGGCTTCCGGATGCCGCCGCGCGGCTCGCGGGGCAGCGCCGAACGGACGCCTCAGGGTCTCAGGTCGCAACTGCTTTCGCATCAGGAGAAGGGGCTGCACTGGTTGCAACGGCACTGGAGGGAGGGCAGCCGTGGCGCCCTGCTCGCCGACGACATGGGGCTCGGCAAGACGCTCCAGGCGCTCGCGTTTCTCGCCTGGGTCCGCGAGGAGATGGCGAGCGGAGTCTGGCCGCAGCGGCCGATCTTGGTGGTGGCTCCGACGGGGTTGCTGCGGAACTGGCGGGACGAGCACGACCAGCATCTGGAAGCGGGGAGTGTCGGGCTGCTCCTGGAGGCATTCGGGCAGGGTCTCCGAAGGCTCCGCCCAGCGCGCGGTAGCGAAGGCCGCGAGCTGACGACCGCGCTTCCGTCGCTCGACGTGACGATTCTCCAGCAGAGCGACTGGGTGATGACCACGTACGAGACGCTCCGCGACTACCAGCACAGCTTCGGCAGAGTGCACTGGGCGGTCGTGGTGTTCGATGAGGCCCAAAAGATCAAGAATCCGGCGGCCGGTCTCACGGAAGCCGCCAAGGCGATGAAGCAGGACTTCACGATCGTCATGACCGGCACACCGGTCGAGAACCGGGTGGAGGACCTCTGGAGCATCGTGGACACCGCGCGCCCCGGTGAGCTCGGTGCGCTCAAAGCCTTCTCGGCACGATTCCGCACGCAGGATCCTGACGAACGCCAAGCGCGACTGACCGAGCTGCGGGAGCAGGTCACCACCCAGACCTCCCCGGCCATCATGCTCCGCCGGCTGAAGGAAGATCATCTCGACGGCCTGCCGACGAAGGAAGTTTATCGACATCAGCTCGCGATGCCCGAACGGCAGGCGACGGCGTACGCGGCGGCCGTCGCGTCCGCTCGACAGGGAGCGATCATGCTCGAGGTGCTCCAGGCGCTCCGGCGGACCTCCTTGCACCCGGCGCAGGAGTCGGACGACTTCGCCAGCGACGAAGACTTCATCGCTGCCTCCGCGCGTCTCATGCTTGCCTTCGAGATCCTCGACGACGTGAGATCGCGTGGTGAGAAGGCGCTCGTGTTCCTCGAGTCGCTGCGGGTGCAGGACGCGCTTGCGGAGATCCTGCAGCGCCGCTACCGGCTTCCGCATCCGGTTCTCGTCATCAACGGCGAGGTGGCAGGCGCTGCACGTAAGGGCCGTGTCGACGAGTTCCAGAGCCGGCCGGGCTTCGACGTGATGTTGCTGTCCCCCCGCGCGGGGGGTGTCGGCCTGACGCTCACGGCGGCCAACCACGTCATTCATCTGGCCCGGTGGTGGAACCCAGCCGTCGAGGATCAGTGTACCGACCGTGTCTATCGCATCGGCCAGGGGCGTACGGTCCACGTGCACACCGTGCTCGCGGTGCACCCGGAGTACGGAGACCGCAGCTTCGACATCCAGTTGGCGAACCTCCTCGACCGCAAGCGGGCGCTGCACGGATCGGTTCTGGCGCCGCCGGCGGCGACGGAGTCGGAGTTGGAGGACCTCTATCGCGCCACAGTCGAGGTGTAA
- a CDS encoding IS630 family transposase, whose translation MIPDRGAGKDLVRRWQAAHQALLALLDGVGATADVHTSAVKLIAKPIRDPKKARRLKASLVFLDESGFLLIPTVRRTWAPRGVTPLVHHRYRHDRVSAISAVTVIPVRQHCGLYAHFHLANITHVEVATFLRELLRHLAGTIIVVWDGGMIHRGAAVRQLLARHPRLHVERFPAYAPELNPDELVWSYLKGQLANGRPDTVDALLTDLTRVTRRLRRSPALLRAFIGRSWSVVARALAVLLSSGS comes from the coding sequence ATGATCCCTGATCGAGGCGCCGGCAAAGATCTCGTCCGTCGATGGCAGGCTGCGCATCAGGCATTGCTGGCGCTCCTTGACGGCGTTGGTGCTACGGCGGACGTCCACACGAGCGCAGTGAAGCTGATAGCCAAGCCAATCCGCGATCCGAAAAAAGCCCGGCGCTTGAAGGCATCGTTGGTGTTCCTGGACGAGAGCGGGTTCCTGCTCATTCCCACGGTGCGTCGCACGTGGGCGCCGCGCGGCGTGACCCCGCTCGTCCATCATCGCTACCGCCACGACAGGGTGTCCGCGATCTCGGCGGTCACGGTCATCCCCGTGCGCCAGCATTGCGGCTTGTATGCGCACTTCCACCTCGCGAACATTACGCACGTCGAGGTTGCGACGTTCTTGCGCGAACTCCTCCGGCATCTCGCCGGGACGATCATCGTCGTGTGGGACGGGGGCATGATCCATCGCGGCGCTGCGGTGCGCCAGCTGCTCGCCCGGCATCCGCGCCTCCACGTCGAACGCTTCCCCGCCTATGCGCCCGAGCTGAATCCGGACGAGCTGGTCTGGAGCTACCTCAAGGGCCAGTTGGCCAACGGGCGTCCCGACACGGTCGACGCGCTCCTGACCGATCTGACGCGGGTCACGCGTCGCCTCCGCCGCAGTCCCGCGCTTCTCCGCGCGTTCATTGGCCGGTCCTGGTCGGTAGTGGCTCGCGCCTTGGCCGTCCTTTTAAGCAGCGGGTCGTAG